In a genomic window of Seriola aureovittata isolate HTS-2021-v1 ecotype China chromosome 11, ASM2101889v1, whole genome shotgun sequence:
- the rpe gene encoding ribulose-phosphate 3-epimerase, with the protein MAYSAKIGPSILSSDLSCLGSECVRMMECGADYLHLDVMDGHFVPNITFGHPMVECLRKSVGQDPFFDMHMMVSRPEQWVKPMAAAGANQYTFHLEATTNPGNLIKEIKESGMKVGLAIKPGTTVEELAPWANHIDMALVMTVEPGFGGQKFMEDMMPKVSWLRSQFPSLDIEVDGGVGPDSIHKCAEAGANMIVSGSAVIGSDDPRSVIGLLRTVVAEAIQKRSLDR; encoded by the exons atGGCTTACAGTGCGAAAATCGGTCCGTCCATCCTGAGCAGCGACCTGTCCTGTCTGGGCAGCGAGTGTGTGCGGATGATGGAGTGCGGGGCAGATTACCTGCACCTCGACGTCATGGACGG GCACTTTGTCCCCAATATCACATTTGGCCATCCCATGGTGGAGTGTCTAAGGAAGTCAGTAGGCCAAGACCCTTTCTTTG ACATGCATATGATGGTGTCTCGGCCGGAGCAATGGGTGAAGCCCATGGCTGCAGCAGGAGCCAACCAGTACACATTCCACTTGGAGGCCACTACCAACCCTGGAAACCTGATcaaggaaataaaagagagtGGCATGAAG GTGGGTTTGGCCATAAAGCCTGGTACAACAGTTGAAGAGCTGGCACCTTGGGCTAACCACATCGACATGGCTCTGGTCATGACTGTGGAACCTGGCTTTGGAGGACAGAAGTTCATGGAGGACATGATGCCCAAG GTGAGCTGGCTGCGGAGTCAGTTCCCTTCGTTAGACATTGAAGTAGATGGAGGGGTTGGCCCCGACAGCATTCACAAGTGTGCAGAG GCTGGAGCCAACATGATAGTGTCAGGCAGCGCTGTGATAGGCAGCGACGACCCTCGTTCTGTCATCGGTCTTCTGCGCACCGTGGTGGCCGAAGCAATCCAGAAACGCTCGCTGGACCGCTGA